The Silene latifolia isolate original U9 population unplaced genomic scaffold, ASM4854445v1 scaffold_472, whole genome shotgun sequence genome includes a region encoding these proteins:
- the LOC141639620 gene encoding uncharacterized protein LOC141639620, which yields MAAPKHPFTAWLISHQALRLKDRLYTYNVVPDNLCCLCALATESHTYVFPDCTYTKQVMQIIDTDLGAHLIPANMLQQIKRRRWSRLRKNVTTATILAVWYTVWLQRNDAWFNHMLLSPSMVARQITTSL from the coding sequence ATGGCTGCTCCTAAACATCCTTTCACTGCCTGGTTAATCTCTCATCAGGCTCTAAGACTGAAGGACAGACTATATACTTATAATGTGGTACCTGATAATCTTTGCTGCTTATGTGCCCTGGCTACTGAGAGTCATACTTATGTGTTTCCGGATTGTACTTACACCAAACAGGTGATGCAGATAATTGATACAGATTTAGGGGCTCATCTAATCCCTGCAAATATGTTGCAGCAGATAAAGAGGAGGAGATGGAGTAGGTTGAGAAAGAACGTGACCACTGCTACTATCCTTGCAGTATGGTACACTGTGTGGCTGCAAAGGAATGATGCTTGGTTCAATCACATGCTTCTTAGCCCGTCCATGGTGGCTAGGCAGATCACTACTTCACTTTGA